One part of the Thermococcus litoralis DSM 5473 genome encodes these proteins:
- a CDS encoding DUF4097 family beta strand repeat-containing protein: MIEVVVREYKVGEGTKLKIGNVNGTIKIEGYEGETIKLKAEKKWGLLGAEPKIKVKKEGNTLTIKVEQKKNFGINIGGSAVNFDIRVPKGVEIEKAGNVNGTISIKNVKKVGKVSTVNGNISIKNTSAEKISAVNGSITALLSRINNNVKISTVNGRIEAYIPKDADAVIKATTVNGKIDSEIPGELSKPPVHGPKSFSAVLGSGKYEVVLSTVNGNISLRLL, from the coding sequence ATGATAGAAGTTGTTGTGAGAGAATACAAGGTAGGAGAAGGAACAAAGCTGAAGATTGGAAACGTAAACGGCACCATAAAGATCGAAGGTTATGAGGGCGAAACTATAAAACTGAAAGCCGAGAAAAAGTGGGGGCTTTTGGGTGCAGAGCCAAAGATAAAGGTCAAAAAAGAGGGAAATACTCTTACGATTAAAGTTGAACAGAAAAAGAACTTTGGCATTAACATTGGAGGAAGTGCTGTTAACTTCGATATCCGCGTGCCAAAAGGCGTTGAAATAGAAAAAGCTGGAAACGTTAACGGCACAATATCCATAAAGAACGTTAAAAAAGTCGGGAAAGTTAGCACTGTGAATGGGAACATTTCCATAAAAAACACTTCTGCTGAAAAAATATCTGCTGTGAATGGTTCAATAACAGCCCTGCTGTCTCGCATAAACAACAATGTCAAGATTTCTACAGTTAACGGAAGAATTGAAGCCTACATTCCAAAAGATGCCGATGCAGTAATCAAAGCTACCACTGTTAACGGAAAAATAGACTCAGAGATCCCAGGGGAGCTTTCGAAGCCCCCGGTTCATGGTCCAAAATCTTTCAGTGCTGTTCTTGGAAGCGGTAAATACGAGGTTGTGCTATCTACCGTAAACGGCAACATCTCCCTCAGGCTCCTATAG
- the mrtA gene encoding CPBP family archaeomyxosortase MrtA, with amino-acid sequence MRLIVLYSISVFLILFSHNLGRNVYEWAFYDVLFYVLIPLTVTYLLGFKPKELGFKIGKRDGYIWALALFLLSLPISVYASQLESFKAYYPIFAYSSWEDFLLKELLIGVIMFAHEAFYRGILLFSLARKNELAAIIAQNIPYTLVHIGKPLLEIPYSFIAGIVFAKMDLKSESFLPSFLLHWIGAVVFDILCTIGA; translated from the coding sequence TTGAGACTCATAGTCCTATATTCAATTTCAGTTTTTCTTATTCTTTTCAGTCATAACCTCGGGAGAAACGTTTATGAGTGGGCATTTTACGATGTCCTCTTCTACGTACTCATACCTCTCACCGTTACTTATCTGCTTGGCTTCAAACCTAAAGAGCTTGGCTTTAAAATAGGAAAAAGAGACGGCTATATCTGGGCTCTTGCCCTCTTTCTCCTCTCTCTTCCTATAAGTGTTTATGCCTCCCAGCTAGAAAGCTTCAAGGCATATTACCCGATATTTGCCTACTCTTCTTGGGAGGATTTCCTCCTTAAGGAGCTTTTGATTGGCGTTATCATGTTTGCCCACGAGGCATTTTACAGGGGGATTCTTCTCTTCTCCCTTGCAAGAAAGAACGAATTAGCTGCCATAATTGCCCAAAACATCCCATACACTCTCGTTCACATAGGCAAACCACTCTTGGAAATCCCATATTCCTTCATAGCAGGAATAGTCTTTGCAAAAATGGATTTAAAGAGCGAAAGCTTTCTGCCGAGCTTCCTTCTTCACTGGATTGGTGCGGTTGTTTTTGACATCCTCTGCACTATAGGAGCCTGA
- a CDS encoding peptidylprolyl isomerase, giving the protein MKVAKKDVIRLHYTGKIKETGEIFDTTYEDVAKEAGIYSEKGIYGPVPIAVGAGHVIKGLDEALEGLEVGKKYTIELPPEKAFGKRDPKLIKTFTIGQFRRQGIYPFPGLDVEIETESGKKLKGRVMSVSSGRVRVDFNHPYAGKTVVYEVEILEKIDDPIEKVKALIELRIPRIDFEKVQIEVGENDVKIDFGEQTIDPRTLVLGEILLESDLKFLGYEKIEFKPSVEELLKPPEAKVEEELEEEAKEEVKAETEEKAEETKEEAEETTGTVKEETTKEEKIEEQEKKPEESEEESKASQDRE; this is encoded by the coding sequence ATGAAAGTTGCAAAGAAAGACGTAATAAGGCTCCACTACACCGGAAAGATAAAAGAAACAGGAGAGATATTTGACACGACTTATGAGGATGTTGCAAAGGAAGCTGGAATCTACAGCGAGAAGGGAATTTACGGGCCAGTTCCGATAGCGGTTGGTGCTGGGCACGTTATAAAAGGCCTTGATGAAGCCCTTGAGGGTTTGGAGGTTGGAAAGAAGTACACCATTGAGCTCCCGCCAGAGAAGGCATTTGGAAAGAGAGACCCAAAGCTCATAAAGACATTCACAATCGGTCAGTTCAGACGACAGGGAATCTACCCCTTCCCGGGACTTGATGTGGAAATCGAAACGGAGAGTGGAAAGAAGCTCAAGGGCAGAGTAATGAGCGTATCCAGCGGTAGGGTTAGAGTTGACTTCAATCATCCATACGCTGGAAAAACCGTTGTTTATGAAGTTGAGATACTTGAAAAGATAGACGATCCAATAGAGAAAGTAAAAGCCTTAATCGAGCTCAGAATTCCAAGGATAGACTTTGAAAAAGTGCAGATCGAAGTGGGCGAAAACGATGTTAAAATAGACTTTGGAGAACAGACAATAGACCCAAGGACTCTCGTTTTAGGCGAAATCCTTCTTGAGAGCGACCTCAAGTTCCTTGGGTATGAGAAGATTGAGTTCAAGCCAAGCGTCGAAGAGCTTTTGAAGCCACCAGAGGCCAAGGTAGAGGAGGAACTCGAAGAAGAAGCCAAAGAGGAAGTGAAAGCAGAAACAGAAGAAAAAGCTGAGGAAACAAAAGAGGAAGCCGAGGAGACAACGGGAACAGTAAAAGAAGAGACAACAAAAGAAGAAAAGATCGAAGAACAAGAGAAAAAACCAGAAGAAAGCGAAGAAGAAAGCAAAGCATCTCAAGATAGAGAATAA
- a CDS encoding outer membrane protein assembly factor BamB family protein: MNRKISSLLLILFVLLLLWSLDYFEEVSNKDPLLNRISQIEFSIEHEVVGIGFQNDALVVKTVYYGISKNPENGSLLFIKDGKIVKNITLLPFDHYGAFDVSGNVIVLGTYGIRWLSESTFTFSPSYLVAYSSEGSELWRKEFNTTSVSAAGDLIVARGYLKNGSVVKVFDIKGEELWSLNFGEKVATNGKIVAVGEKGKIYLYSREGNLIRVIEPWKGHISSIKLTKDGKIIVAFYSRDGSYLEVYDEDGNLLWGRNFPFIQDFTVSQNYILVHSNALHILDFSGRTLWSNEHYYPSLVLGRIAISKDEKYIAYGVSGVNLVLNPLFDCDKDGIIDESDPLPINNDLFYRILLTVIVGTSAFWVKNCKRKGKNLEKDMKKLKAP; this comes from the coding sequence ATGAACAGAAAGATATCGAGTCTATTGCTCATCTTGTTTGTTCTTCTACTACTTTGGTCGCTGGACTATTTTGAGGAAGTTTCCAACAAAGACCCTCTCTTGAACAGAATATCTCAGATTGAGTTTAGCATCGAGCATGAAGTAGTGGGGATAGGATTTCAAAATGACGCACTCGTTGTTAAGACCGTATATTATGGAATTTCGAAGAACCCCGAAAACGGGAGCCTGCTTTTTATAAAGGATGGAAAAATCGTTAAAAACATAACTCTTCTGCCTTTTGATCATTATGGAGCATTTGACGTATCAGGAAACGTTATAGTTCTCGGAACCTATGGGATTAGATGGCTTAGTGAATCTACCTTCACTTTTTCACCTTCGTATCTTGTGGCTTATTCTTCTGAAGGTTCTGAGCTATGGAGGAAGGAGTTTAACACAACATCGGTAAGCGCGGCTGGTGATTTGATCGTAGCGAGAGGCTATTTGAAGAATGGCAGCGTGGTTAAGGTTTTTGACATAAAGGGCGAAGAGCTCTGGAGCTTGAACTTCGGTGAGAAAGTAGCAACAAACGGAAAAATCGTTGCGGTTGGAGAGAAAGGCAAAATCTATCTCTACTCAAGAGAAGGAAACCTTATACGGGTCATTGAGCCCTGGAAAGGACATATAAGCTCTATCAAACTTACAAAAGACGGAAAGATTATCGTGGCTTTCTACTCAAGGGATGGTTCATACTTGGAGGTTTATGACGAAGACGGTAACCTTCTCTGGGGAAGAAATTTTCCCTTTATACAAGACTTTACAGTGTCCCAAAACTATATCTTGGTTCATAGTAATGCATTGCATATTCTCGACTTCTCTGGAAGAACTCTCTGGAGTAATGAGCATTATTATCCGAGCTTGGTGTTGGGAAGAATCGCAATTTCTAAAGACGAAAAGTACATAGCTTATGGAGTTTCTGGGGTAAATCTGGTCTTAAATCCTCTCTTTGACTGTGATAAAGACGGAATCATAGACGAAAGCGACCCTCTTCCTATAAACAATGATCTCTTCTACAGAATTCTTCTGACTGTCATTGTGGGTACTTCCGCGTTCTGGGTAAAAAACTGTAAAAGGAAAGGGAAAAATCTAGAAAAAGATATGAAGAAATTAAAAGCGCCTTAA
- a CDS encoding ATP-binding cassette domain-containing protein: protein MIIRGKVVGSEVPRFKHRWFGVLEVDAGEKYKLYMSGIAQWFVTGDEVEIHIKNKPKKGNVLDFDDYELYKFYEGDKIKVWPLWEKEYEAKRFSPLTGELLYTYKIRAREATYESDFEAIAELEQYHYASQKEKVALWRCENNHIFEANTKQPCPVCGSEDVHILEIKGSTPASRFLLLELENREEYEPRILAYVRVDPPIPLMHRRLPNGEIEKNIREKVFPEEWFNPSFWPEKIMKELYEELKKKHTKKIARHLLWEKAKWQALRESNTAGARIARVVVHPDYRSDGLGQLSVKAALEWINERRVPEMRKRKHIVETIAQMARFNPFFEKVGFKFLWETASGRPVLFYPLTEEAKEYIERFLREDPYAPKDGRLWKPSYGKVEPLKEPIVFKNVSKVFESELDIKGLPEEIRFLLEAFGVRHRVIQRPVLRNLNFEIKPGEIVSVVGASGAGKTTLIRLLLGAALGYWEEKYRPTSGEIKVPDNVKVSALLPGEQEPLFGDESILEHVYRKIGDLNAAVEVLNRSGLSDAVLYRAKFSELSTGQKERAKIASLLAEKPNLLLMDEFAAHLDTLTAMRVAKKVSEILREAGITALIITHRPEVVKALDPDKVLFVGYGTAKLTDQF, encoded by the coding sequence ATGATAATTAGGGGAAAGGTCGTGGGGAGCGAAGTTCCTCGCTTCAAGCACAGATGGTTTGGGGTTCTTGAGGTAGATGCCGGGGAGAAGTACAAGCTTTACATGAGCGGTATCGCTCAATGGTTTGTAACGGGGGATGAAGTGGAGATACACATCAAGAACAAACCCAAAAAAGGTAATGTGCTCGACTTTGACGATTATGAGCTCTACAAGTTTTACGAAGGGGACAAAATAAAGGTCTGGCCGTTGTGGGAAAAGGAGTATGAGGCGAAGCGCTTTTCTCCCCTGACTGGAGAGCTTTTGTACACCTATAAGATAAGGGCAAGGGAAGCAACTTATGAAAGCGACTTTGAGGCAATAGCGGAGCTTGAGCAGTATCACTACGCATCACAAAAGGAGAAGGTTGCCCTTTGGAGGTGTGAGAACAACCACATCTTCGAGGCAAACACGAAGCAACCGTGCCCAGTCTGTGGAAGTGAAGACGTTCACATTCTTGAGATTAAGGGTTCCACTCCAGCATCGAGGTTTTTGCTCCTTGAACTTGAAAACAGGGAGGAATACGAGCCGAGGATTTTGGCTTATGTAAGAGTTGACCCGCCTATTCCGCTAATGCACCGTCGTTTACCCAATGGAGAAATAGAAAAGAATATAAGAGAAAAGGTTTTTCCAGAGGAGTGGTTTAACCCATCCTTCTGGCCAGAGAAAATCATGAAAGAGCTTTATGAAGAGCTCAAGAAAAAGCACACAAAAAAGATTGCACGCCATTTGCTATGGGAGAAGGCTAAGTGGCAGGCTTTAAGAGAAAGCAACACGGCTGGAGCTAGAATAGCGAGGGTTGTTGTGCATCCGGACTATAGAAGCGACGGGCTTGGACAGTTAAGCGTTAAAGCTGCCCTCGAGTGGATAAATGAGAGAAGAGTCCCGGAGATGAGGAAAAGAAAACATATAGTGGAAACCATAGCCCAGATGGCCCGCTTCAATCCGTTCTTTGAGAAAGTTGGGTTTAAGTTTCTCTGGGAAACAGCAAGCGGAAGACCCGTACTTTTCTACCCACTAACAGAAGAAGCCAAAGAATACATCGAAAGATTCCTCAGAGAAGACCCATATGCTCCCAAGGATGGTAGGTTATGGAAGCCGAGCTATGGAAAGGTTGAACCTCTAAAGGAGCCGATAGTGTTTAAGAATGTCAGTAAGGTGTTTGAGAGCGAACTGGACATAAAGGGTCTCCCGGAGGAGATAAGGTTCCTTCTGGAAGCCTTTGGAGTTAGACATAGGGTAATACAGAGGCCTGTTTTGAGGAACCTAAACTTTGAAATTAAGCCTGGCGAAATAGTTTCGGTGGTTGGGGCAAGTGGAGCTGGAAAGACGACTCTCATTAGGCTTCTCCTTGGTGCAGCACTTGGCTATTGGGAAGAGAAATACAGACCTACGAGTGGAGAGATTAAGGTGCCGGATAACGTCAAGGTCTCAGCCCTGTTGCCCGGGGAACAGGAACCCCTCTTTGGCGATGAAAGCATTTTGGAGCACGTTTACAGAAAAATAGGGGATTTAAATGCTGCCGTTGAAGTTCTAAACCGTTCTGGATTGAGTGATGCCGTTCTTTATAGGGCAAAGTTCAGTGAGCTCTCCACTGGCCAAAAGGAGAGGGCAAAGATAGCGTCTTTACTTGCGGAGAAGCCGAATCTTCTACTAATGGACGAATTTGCGGCACATCTTGACACTCTCACCGCTATGAGGGTCGCCAAAAAGGTAAGTGAAATTCTAAGGGAAGCTGGCATAACAGCTTTGATAATAACCCACAGGCCGGAAGTAGTCAAAGCCCTCGATCCGGACAAAGTTCTTTTTGTGGGCTATGGAACTGCAAAGCTAACTGATCAATTTTGA
- a CDS encoding type II toxin-antitoxin system VapC family toxin, translating into MIVIDASALAKVILQEENWDSVPLTEKTATLDYALVEALNAIWKAVIQKRLDEEDAKDRTEALKYLAKSLLLFEAKNYFERALEIALKEKITVYDALYIALAEELKADLYTSDVKQFEAAKKYVRVKLIQ; encoded by the coding sequence GTGATAGTAATTGATGCCTCTGCTCTCGCTAAAGTGATCCTTCAAGAAGAGAACTGGGATAGTGTTCCACTAACGGAAAAAACTGCAACGCTGGATTACGCTCTTGTTGAGGCACTAAACGCTATTTGGAAGGCTGTTATCCAAAAACGGCTAGATGAAGAAGACGCAAAAGACAGAACTGAAGCACTGAAGTATCTCGCCAAAAGCCTGTTGCTCTTCGAAGCCAAGAATTACTTTGAGCGTGCTTTGGAGATAGCGCTGAAGGAAAAAATTACCGTTTACGATGCCCTCTACATAGCCCTTGCGGAAGAACTAAAAGCTGATCTCTACACCTCTGACGTTAAACAGTTTGAGGCAGCAAAAAAATACGTGAGAGTAAAGCTCATCCAATAA
- the cysS gene encoding cysteine--tRNA ligase: MGVKVYNTMSKQKEEFKPLRDGEVRMYVCGPTVYDYTHLGHARTYIAFDVIRRYLEHKGYTVLMVMNFTDIDDKIIRRANETGEDPKELAEKFLKYFLEDMKALKVKPADIYPRVTEHIQDIIDFVKKLEEKGYAYEGSDGVYFEVRKYQEYGKLSKINPEDLRKGVRVEPGEGKKNPEDFALWKKAKPGEPKWESPWGKGRPGWHIECSTMSTKYLGESFDIHGGGNDLIFPHHENEIAQTEACTGKEWVRYWLHTGFVMVKGEKMSKSLGNFVTIRELLQRYSAEVIRFFVLQKHYRSPLDYTEEGIQHAKNNLERLYNTLENIRIALEKAETPFKWDKEEFELYEVVRDARKKFYEAMDDDFNTAEAMKPIFEVANAVNRYLEKVEKPKESVLRKALEFFKMVSEVFGIFEDYFKEAKETKEEELIELLIEVRSALRKQKNFELADKIRSELRELGIQLEDTPQGTIWKRINV, from the coding sequence ATTGGGGTGAAGGTTTATAACACGATGTCCAAGCAAAAGGAGGAGTTTAAGCCTTTGAGGGATGGCGAGGTTAGAATGTACGTGTGTGGACCGACTGTTTACGATTACACCCATCTCGGCCATGCAAGGACTTATATTGCCTTTGATGTTATTAGAAGATACCTGGAGCATAAGGGGTACACGGTTTTAATGGTGATGAATTTCACCGACATAGATGACAAGATTATCAGAAGGGCAAATGAAACCGGTGAAGATCCAAAAGAGCTGGCTGAAAAGTTCTTGAAGTATTTCCTTGAGGATATGAAGGCTTTGAAGGTAAAGCCTGCCGACATTTACCCAAGGGTAACGGAGCACATTCAGGATATAATAGACTTCGTGAAGAAGCTTGAGGAAAAAGGCTATGCATACGAAGGAAGCGATGGCGTTTATTTTGAAGTTAGAAAGTACCAAGAATACGGAAAATTGAGCAAGATAAACCCCGAGGATCTTAGAAAAGGAGTCAGAGTAGAGCCTGGAGAAGGGAAGAAGAATCCAGAGGACTTTGCCCTGTGGAAGAAGGCAAAACCTGGGGAGCCCAAATGGGAAAGCCCCTGGGGTAAGGGGAGGCCTGGATGGCACATAGAGTGTTCCACCATGAGCACCAAATACCTCGGCGAGAGCTTTGACATTCACGGAGGAGGAAATGATTTAATTTTCCCACACCACGAAAACGAGATAGCTCAAACAGAGGCATGCACCGGCAAAGAATGGGTGCGCTACTGGCTTCACACGGGCTTTGTAATGGTCAAAGGAGAGAAAATGAGCAAAAGCCTTGGAAACTTCGTTACCATCAGGGAGCTCCTTCAAAGATACTCGGCAGAGGTCATCAGGTTCTTTGTCCTTCAAAAGCACTATCGCTCCCCGTTAGATTACACGGAAGAGGGAATTCAGCACGCCAAGAACAACCTTGAGAGGCTTTACAACACCCTTGAGAATATTAGGATAGCCCTTGAAAAGGCAGAAACACCGTTCAAATGGGACAAAGAGGAGTTCGAGCTTTATGAAGTGGTAAGGGATGCGAGGAAGAAGTTCTATGAAGCGATGGACGATGACTTCAACACGGCTGAGGCTATGAAGCCAATATTTGAGGTGGCAAATGCCGTAAACAGGTATCTGGAGAAGGTTGAGAAGCCAAAGGAAAGCGTTCTTAGAAAAGCCCTCGAGTTCTTCAAGATGGTAAGCGAAGTCTTTGGAATATTTGAGGACTACTTCAAAGAGGCCAAAGAGACAAAGGAGGAAGAACTAATAGAGCTCTTAATTGAAGTGAGAAGCGCACTTAGAAAACAGAAAAACTTTGAGCTGGCAGACAAAATAAGGAGCGAGCTCAGAGAGCTTGGTATTCAACTCGAAGACACACCCCAAGGAACAATATGGAAAAGGATAAACGTTTGA
- a CDS encoding prolyl oligopeptidase family serine peptidase has product MGDPYIWMENLSDERVLKFVNEENTRLREFLSDLSDKLIEEVREHYYLPNIVEAHVTERGTFVRVNEKGRQIIKILETSEVIVDSKHLEEELKDEILLQNFTVDRERKRLAYSFSIGGADEGITRIVDLEKGEVIEEIKPSLWNIVFLDDGYYFARFYRKGKTPDGVDAPAERIFLKKGGEERMVFGEGLGSGYFMSIRKSNYGNYALITLSLGWNKSEIYFGPLEEPEKWEKVYSSEVPAYPIDYVDGKLYIYTREGKGLGKVIAIENGNVREVIPEDEFPLEWAIIAGDKILAGYLVHASSLLKVFTLNGELLEEIKFDMPGQVQPLDTNEEKAILRYESFTTPYRLYLFKERLELIDEVKVEGSFKVGEDFATSKDGTRVHYFTVKGEKDEKKAWVFGYGGFNIALKPRFFPHAIPFIKRGGTFVMANLRGGSEYGEEWHRAGMRENKQNVFDDFIAVLEKFKKEGYKTAAWGRSNGGLLVSAVLVQRPEVMDAALIGYPVIDMLRFHKLYIGSVWIPEYGNPDDPKDREFLLKYSPYHNVKPQKYPPTLIYTGLYDDRVHPAHALKFAKKLKDLGAPVYLRVETKSGHMGASPETRIKELTDLLAFVAKTLEIRV; this is encoded by the coding sequence ATGGGAGATCCTTATATCTGGATGGAAAACCTAAGTGACGAGAGGGTTTTAAAATTTGTTAATGAAGAAAACACCCGTCTTAGAGAGTTCTTGAGCGATTTGTCCGATAAATTGATCGAAGAGGTTAGAGAACACTATTACCTCCCCAACATTGTTGAAGCCCACGTAACAGAGAGAGGGACTTTTGTAAGGGTAAACGAAAAGGGAAGGCAGATAATAAAGATTCTCGAAACAAGCGAAGTCATAGTCGATTCAAAGCACCTTGAAGAGGAACTTAAGGATGAAATTCTTCTGCAAAATTTCACCGTAGACAGAGAGAGGAAAAGGTTAGCGTACAGCTTCTCAATAGGCGGGGCTGATGAAGGCATTACAAGGATAGTTGACCTAGAGAAAGGCGAGGTAATTGAAGAGATAAAACCATCACTCTGGAACATCGTTTTCCTTGATGACGGCTACTATTTTGCACGCTTCTATAGAAAGGGGAAAACACCTGACGGAGTTGATGCTCCTGCGGAGAGAATCTTCCTCAAAAAGGGCGGAGAAGAGAGAATGGTCTTTGGAGAAGGATTGGGCTCAGGATACTTTATGAGCATCCGCAAGAGCAACTACGGTAATTATGCGTTAATAACGCTCTCACTAGGATGGAACAAGAGTGAGATTTATTTTGGCCCCCTTGAAGAGCCGGAAAAATGGGAAAAGGTGTATTCAAGCGAAGTTCCAGCATATCCAATTGATTACGTGGATGGAAAACTTTACATTTACACAAGGGAAGGAAAAGGACTCGGCAAGGTCATTGCCATTGAAAATGGAAACGTAAGAGAAGTCATCCCAGAAGACGAGTTCCCGCTGGAGTGGGCTATAATAGCTGGCGATAAAATCCTTGCCGGCTATCTCGTGCATGCTTCATCACTGCTGAAGGTCTTCACCCTCAATGGGGAACTTCTTGAGGAGATTAAATTTGACATGCCCGGACAGGTTCAACCCCTCGATACTAATGAAGAAAAGGCGATACTGAGGTATGAGAGCTTCACAACCCCCTATCGCCTCTATCTCTTCAAGGAAAGGCTTGAGCTAATTGATGAAGTGAAAGTTGAAGGTAGCTTTAAGGTTGGCGAAGACTTTGCAACGTCAAAGGATGGAACTAGGGTACATTACTTCACTGTAAAAGGAGAAAAAGACGAAAAGAAGGCATGGGTCTTTGGTTACGGCGGCTTTAACATTGCCCTAAAGCCCAGGTTCTTCCCACATGCAATACCTTTCATAAAGCGCGGTGGAACCTTTGTAATGGCAAACCTCAGGGGAGGAAGCGAATACGGCGAAGAATGGCATAGAGCCGGAATGAGGGAGAACAAGCAGAACGTCTTTGACGACTTTATCGCAGTTCTCGAGAAGTTCAAAAAAGAGGGCTATAAAACTGCCGCCTGGGGAAGAAGCAACGGCGGTCTTTTGGTTTCAGCTGTTTTAGTCCAAAGGCCAGAGGTCATGGATGCGGCTTTAATAGGGTATCCGGTTATAGACATGCTGAGGTTCCATAAACTTTACATCGGAAGCGTCTGGATTCCAGAATATGGCAACCCAGATGACCCAAAGGACAGGGAGTTTCTCCTCAAGTATTCCCCATATCACAACGTAAAGCCCCAAAAGTATCCCCCAACACTAATCTATACCGGCTTGTACGATGACAGAGTTCACCCTGCACATGCACTTAAGTTCGCAAAGAAGCTCAAAGACCTCGGAGCTCCCGTTTATCTGAGGGTAGAAACAAAAAGCGGACACATGGGGGCTTCACCAGAGACGAGGATTAAAGAACTGACAGACCTGCTCGCTTTCGTGGCTAAGACCTTGGAGATTAGGGTTTAG